The Coffea arabica cultivar ET-39 chromosome 6e, Coffea Arabica ET-39 HiFi, whole genome shotgun sequence genome contains the following window.
TGTCCTCGGTAAGATAACAATATTCctctatatatattttttgcttTAGGGATCACAGGTACTATTAAGTGTAGGGAACGAGTGTGAACGTCTATCCTTTACTATTTTTAGTGTCCTCTAGGTTTACCTAATTTGTCCCAAAAGCTTTGAGATAAATGTTTGTTTTATATTAAAAGCTTTTTGAGATAATTGTTTGTTAGAACCTCAACTCAGAAGCTTATTGGTGACTATCAAATTTGAGCACGATTGCCTCCTGGAGCCCCCCTCTAGCTCCGCCACTGCAATTGTGTTTGTTGCAGTGTCGGATCTATGGGGAGGCTTGAGGATCCATGATTGCTGCAAATTTTTTGAATCCTGATGATGTGAATTGCTTTGTATTTAGTTTATCTGAAGTGACTTGACATAATAATCTTCTTTATGTGCTTACTTTTGGGGATGTAAAGTGTAACAGAGGGATTTATATGAATTTGAGTTAAAGTTCTTGATGCTGTGACAATCTTCCGCGTATAGGAATGTCATGCCGTATGCATTCACCAAGCATAGGATGTTAAGGGTTTATACTGACTTATCTACTAAAGCATATCATGCAGGTCCAGAGAGATGCGGAGTAGTAGTTGTATAAGTATTCGTTTTGCACCTTTTTGtagtttttcttcattttatgaCTTTCAGCTCTCTTGGGCTCATGTAGAGACATTCATCCAGTAGCCGGACTGAATCAAAGAAAAGTTCATAGGCTTACCACATCCTTGTTCACTTTTGAAATAGTTCAACCAGGATTTTGTATTCTGACTCCATTTCTGTCCACATTtataatcatttttttaattggaTTTAAGTGGAGAGGGGAGTAGGATTTAGTGACTAGCTTATACATGTTGATAATCTGACATGTCATATGTAGTGTTAAATACACAGAGAATCGGTTATTTGTAGATTATAATATGTAAGATTATTCATCCAATTAGAAGATTAAAGCTAATAAACATGATGTAAACATACAACAGGGGATGTTAATGCAATTTAGAAATTAGAGAAGGGATTGACTGTAACTATAAGAAATCTCAGGAATGACCAGTATGATGTACACAAAAAATAACTTGGTGCTGGCATGAAACAGGTAACTGAATAGGTTATACAAATTCACCCTTATGCATGAGTAAGACAGGAATAATGTTGTAGTCCTACAAGTTGAATTTTCCAGTGAGTGTTCTAGGTACATATGTGGTGGTAGTAACATTTCTGGAGCCTTTGCTGCCTTTTGTACAAGTGTATGAAATACTGGCATACAGTAATAATTTATGTATCAAGATGAGATGAATTATTTGTTGTGTTCTCAGTTGAGTTTGTACATTGTAGCATTttgaagattgttaatgtgatTTTTGGAGTAGCGTTTTGAAGATTGTAAAGGTGATTCTCGGGGGATGATGAAAAAGTGAAAGAAATCTCTATAACTGGATGGAGTAGCAATTCTgagctttctttttttggttggtGGTGCATGTAATCTCTTAGTTGTTTGTAATACTCTCTTTCTTTTTGGTCATCTTGCCTGCCATTTTTGGAGTTGGTCATTGGTTTCTACTAAATTCCGAAGGGGCGGTCTTCTTTCCATCACTTGTTGCTAAGATGACCTTCAAACTCTCTCCCCAATTCCTTTCATTGCAGCTCCAGTTTAGAATGCTGGTTGACAGCCCATGAAAGCCTTTAAACACATAGATCACCAGTCAAATTTGCAATGATAGAAGCTGCACGAATCCGGCTCAATGGGTGGCAGAGGGTTGCTGTAGCACTTGGTTCAGCAGCAGGGGCATTACTGGACCCACGAAGAGCAGATCTCATTGCTGCTTTGGGGGAAACAACAGGACGACCTGCTTTTGCAAAGGTGCTTGAAAGGATGGAGAGGAGTCCCGAAGGCAGAGCTGTATTGAAGGAGCGTCCACGTGTCCTTTCTACAGAAGTCGGTCATGCATGGGACCTACCATCTAACACATTTGGTGCTGCATATGCAAGATTCATGGGATCTAGAAATTTCTCTCCTGATGATCGGCCACCTGTGCGATTCATGGAGACCGAAGAGCTGGCTTATGTGGCAATGCGTGCTCGCGAGGTTCACGACTTCTGGCACACTCTATTTGGCCTCCCTACCAATTTAATTGGTGAATCAGCTCTTAAGGTGATAGAGTTTGAACAAATGCTACTTCCCATGTGTATGATGTCTGTTGTGGGAGGTACCGCTAGATTCAGCGAGAAGCAGAGAAGGTTGTTCTACCAACATTACTTTCCTTGGGCCCTAAAGGCTGGTTTGCAGTGCACAGATCTAATGTGTGTCTATTACGAAAGGCACTTTCATGAAGATTTGGAGGATGTTCGACGAAAGTGGGGAATAATTCCTGCACCTTTGCCGCCTAGATCGGATGGGGTCTAAAAGGTGAAGATATTACAACTTTTAAACCAATAAGAAGAATCATGTCGTCTTACTGGTGACATTTAGTTGTCTATCTGCTGCTTTTTCTTTCATCTGTATTTAACCAATTTCAAACAAATCAGCATAGTTACAGAGCCTGGAGGAATGATATTTTCCTGCAATATACACAATTCTGTGTAAAGATGTATCTATTTGCAAGGATTGCGGAAAGAGTATGATTTGAATAGAGCTCTTGGATACCTGTTTTTGAGTTCCTTTATATTCCCAACAACGAAGAACATATACATTAAGGGCATTGACTCCTGTGACACTATAGTCAATTTAGTATTCTTATTAAGTGAATTAGTGTACAGGCTCAGCAGAAGTTGTTCCAATGCGCACAACATCATCACGTAAATCCATAGACTCCATATCTGATGCGTATCATCTTAGTTTGAAGGCTTTAATCCCGACCAACTTCAGTAACATGATGCCTTTATTCTTTCAACACGCTGCTCTTTTTTTAGTAGCATGTTTCTTCAGGCTAATGTGTGTGTCCATGCGGGAATAGGATGACATTTCTCTGAAGGAAATGTGGTTTGTAATTACTCCTATTTTTTCAACATTGTTGAGGAATCCAGCTACTGCAGTCCATGAACTAACATATAGTCATACTAAAACCCACCTCCAGAGCAATATGTTTGATTGGccgatacttttttttttttttttttttttttcagttaggGGTATCCGGGCCTACATCCGACTAGTCCCCTAACCCTGAGGAGAGCGGGCCCCACCGATCCTCAGGAAGATACCCCAGGCTGCCCAGCTTCGGAATCGAAACCAGGACCTAATGTACAAATGTACTTACTGTTCCTAATGCATTCGATAATACCATATGTTCCACAAGAACTGTTTTTGAAATGATAGGCTAGTTATGGGTTGCTATATAATGGTATCATAACTGATCATTGAAGATACTAATAATCATCTTTGAACAAGCTTTGATTGCCCTGTCAGAAATTGCGCTTTGATTGCCCTGTCAGAAATTGACTGTTTGATGCTTAAATTCCAATGACAAATCTAGTATAATCAATATTAAGGTACTATAAATAGCAACTAAGTTCTAAAAGTCTCTGTTGCTTCAAGAAAAATTACAATTGCTCATCTTCATCAAATTGTAGCAACAGGTTCGTTTAAGATAGCATTGAGCGGATCATAGTACTACTGACTGCAAGACTGCCTCTCTAGCATTGTAGCCACAGGCATtcataaaaaagaaaggggaagaTAGAGAATTGCAAGATTGCGTCAATCTCATGTTGCAACTTTTATGCTTGAGACTCTGGAGCTGCTGGTTTTGAGTTGAGAAGTGGCTGCAATGCCTTGACAACAATTGTCATATTTGGCCTAAAATCTGCCTCGTACTGAACACAGAGAGCCGCAACAGCTGCCATCTGTCAAAATGAAGAAGGATATAAAAACATTCGACACAGGAGCTTCATTTGACTCCTCTACCTTGAATGATGAAAATTTGAAACAGGAGAGATGGAAAGGACCTTAGCAATTGCCTTTGGCGGGTAGTCATTATTTAGCTTGGGATCCACACACTGCTTCACCTTGTCTTCACTCAATCTTGGAGTTGCCTGCAGGAAAATGGCTATCGGTTGTCATACTTAGGGAGATGAATGAGATACTGAATGGAAACTTTAGACATTGAATCGTGCAATGATCATACCCATGTAACCAAACTCTGCTGTCCTTTCGGCATAGTGTGGTCTACTGGCTTCCTTCCTGTTAAAAGCTCTAGAAGAACAACTCCGAAACTGTAAACATCACTTTTTTGAGTGATCTGCCCTGTCATGGCATATCTGAATAGGGGTGGCAAACACATAAGTGACAAATAACAAGCCTTTCTGAACTGAAAATGATACAAGGTCAAatcagaaggaaaaaaaaaactaaaggtcTAAGATCATCAGGCAACATGACGATCATCATCTTTCTTTCCCTGGTAGACCTGTCTGTGTCTGTTAAAGATAGCATAGTCCGAAGTTGACACTTGACACAGTTTATCTAATATGGATCTTCGGGTGTGTCATCTTTTTGCATATAGCTTGCGCATTCAGAAAGAAGTTTGCTTTTCCTGAAAGATCTGGGTGAACTCTGATTTTGTAGATTCTAAGCAAAATTTTATCTGATAGGGGATTgtttcataattgtttttttGGGAAATGGGAAGAAAACTGGCTTACTCTGGAGCATGGTAGCCAAATGTACCCAAGACTCTTGTTGAGTGCAGCCGAGCTGCTGTATCAGAAGACTGATTTCCCAAGTTGAAATCAGCAATTTTGGCCATAAAATCATCAAACAGTAGCACATTGCTGGATCTGACATCACGATGAACAATAGATGGTTGAACCTTTTCATGTAGATATTCAAGGCCCTTGGCTGCCCCATAGGCAATCTTAACTCTCTGATTCCAGTTAAGAACTGGACCGGGTTCAGCCCCCTGTACACCTTTCCTACCTATAAAGATGGCCAACAATCATAATTTGCGCACCAAAGAGTTTTGGAAGTTTGATATCATCACAACTACCTACCATGTAATACGTCATGTAATGAACCCATTGTTGCGTACTCGTATGCCAAGATTCGGTTATTTCCTTCGAggcaataaccaattaagccaaCAAAGTGCTCATTTTTAAGTCTTGAAACTGTTGATAACTGCATAAGAAGGAAGGAACACCTATTTGAGTTAATCATATCACCTTTGACTTGTTCTTTTATGGAAGTAAGTTTCTTTGGCAGATACTCACCTGGGCTGCAAAATCAGAGTCTGGCTCTGGTGAAGAGCTGGTATCCAGCTTTTTAATTGCTGCTGGCTGTCCATTATTCAGTTTTGCACAGAAAACCCGGCCATAAGAACCTTCTCCAATTAGAGCTTTCGTTCCAAAATTGTCGGTCAGCCTGTTCAGCACACTCAAAGACAAAACTGGTGTCTCAATAGGTAAAGCTTTCTGAGGAGCTCCACTTCTTACTGCACCAGTCTTTGGCTCCCCTCTTTCACTGCCTACAGTATTaatcaaaagcaaaaagaaatgaGGACATGCCACTCCTCTCTCGCATTACAAGTAAAGTAGacccaaataaataaatacacaaAACAGGAAAACACCAAAGGGATACACTTGTGTAAGACTCATATATGATTTTTGTGAGGTTGTAAGACCATTCCTTTTGTTATTCCATTCCCACTTCATGGTAACCATTTAGCTTTAGCCTCTAGAGCATCCTAGACTAGGAAACTTGCCTAACCTAACATTGTTACAGTGAAAATTTAATGAGAACCAATCTTTGAGAAGAATGGTGATGCTGAGAGGAGCCAAATGTCATAATTGATCATCTAGATTAGATTAAAGCTGTGATAGGTAAGATGACCAGCagcttaaaaaagaaaaagggcacCCAATTCTGCATACAAATGATATTTAGTTGCCACTCTCCCTTCTCTTCTTAAGCCCCCGAATATTGCACTTGACATTCTGATACCACAAGCCTAAACCTGAAATCCTGAACTTTTGAAGATGTTAGATTAAGCTTAATCTTTAGAACAACTTTCTATTGTCTGTATAGGAAAGAAGAACTTGAAAACAGGGCCAGAGTTATTTTTTAACGTCACTACGTCTGATCATGAATGAGTAGAGAAGAAATTACCTCCGCCTGCACCGCCACCGTAAGGATTACCAGCTCTGGGAGGAGCAGTATATTGATTTGCAGGAGGCCCGCTGACATTTTCCTCTTCTGCACCTCCACAACACAGCATTGTCTAGTTTTGAGGGCAGAACAATTTAAAGAAGGCCTCGAGTTGACTGCATGCAGCTAATAATTGCAAGGAATCAACTTTACCAAACTAATTCCTGCAATACAGAATCAGATGAGCAGAATGAGGATAAAATCAAATGAGTcatcaccaaaaattggataaGCTAACAGCTGTAGAACAAGTTTCTTGCTTAGGGACGGCAAAATGAATGGTGGAACCGTACAAATTTGTCTACAAGGAATGGGGAAAATGTTATAGAAAATGTGACATCAAATTATTATCAGGAAACAATTGTCAATAAATCTCATCCTAATCATCAAAAGAATACATGATAATCTTTAGAAATCACCAATCCGCTCTTGAACCAGGCAGCATTCCTAATTCAACAATGCATTGCAATTTGAGACATGGAAAGCAAGATCACGAGTTTCAGAATCACTTGAGAACAAAAAATAaggtaaaaacaaaaaaatagaaacaatGAGATCAAATTTCTAAGGCAATTTTTATTATCTTCAAACCCCAATAGTTAACATCTAAAACCAACGTCAATACCACCCCAAGAATCTGAGAAATAAATCAATGATGCTTGAAGGGACGCATGAAACATACTGTTTATTACCGAAAATCCCTTGAACCCAAGatggatgaaaaaaaaaagaaaagaaaagaaaagcaaagaaaatatGAACCTATAGAGAAATGTAGGGAAGGATCAAGGGAAAAAGATGAATgaaaaggaggaagaaaaagaagggagaaaatccataacttttttttttctttctctctttctttctcggAAGTCTTTCTTGGTTTTTGGGGTAGCAAAGGCAAAGACCATTCTGCTTTCGCGGGAAAGCCGCATTTGGGGTTCTTCTTAACCGCAAAAAAACTAACATATGAATATAGACAGACTACTACGACTTGGTAATGGTACCTACCAACTACGTGCGAGCCTTGATCTTGCACGTCCTAGGATTATATTGTACTAATTTGATCACTCCTACGTAGTATATTCTAGTCAAAATCAGGACCCTTTTGATTTTTGAGCTTCTAGGTGATGGTCTACCATCATAATTTGCACGATAAAACCGGCCTATATATGTTGTTATTGGGGTCAACTTTTGTATTTTCCCCCTGTCTAGCCTAGTTAAAGATTAGAATTGCTAATTCTTTTTGTTACTTTGTAGTTATATAGGAACCACAATAGTACAACCGACGAAGCAATTGTGTGATTCGAACGCAAATTTTTGTTTCCAGAGACTGAATCCAagatcttttgtttttggaaaattttgcaGCACTCTTTGATAAGTTTAATAGAGCCTCTTGCAAACATTGCAGTGATCTGATAGTTGATTGTAGTACATCTAACATCCAAAGTTCAGGAGCTGAACTTGGATGCCATTGGCGGAATGAAAAAAATTGGTTCCCAATTTGGTCCCAAAATATTTGGTCTGCACCAATTTTTCCCTAAGTTGTCAGTTTTGTAGATCTCTAGATTATGTGCAATTTAATGGTTCCCTACGGAGGTCTTGGTCTAATAATATGACTGAAGTTAGAGATTTTAAGGTGAAATTTCATAAATTGTGAGTAGTTTTTTGTCTGTGTATCATATACGAAGTTAGTTATAATCTTATTAATTTTATGATATCTTAGGATTTGATGTCATCATTGCAAATTACATGTAATTTTTTTAACCAATCTTAAAAATGCTCCCTTAAGTAGGAATATTTCCGTTTCCTAATTTCTACTGCTTGATAAATGCTTTAAACTTGAGATAATTCAAATAATTGGTTAACCTTATATCAAAAAAGTAcgtgccaattttttttttttttttgtgtaagtgGAATGTATAAAACACGAGGTCTCTCACTTGCATACCCTCTTCCTGTATCGTCCAATTTTTGAAAGCACTGAAGAAAAATAGTATGACAAAATGATCATGCAATAAGTAGGTACAGAAATGCGCATTTTGCAATATCAATCTTATCTCTTTTTTTGTCCGTTTCTTGGTGTCCTAACCATTAATTTTCCTCTTCTCCATCCATGCATCTTGCCAAATAACACTACTATATTTGGATTATAAGTAATAGACATCTAAGTTTGGGTTGTAACATGAATTTCTCTATCCAAAGTTAGGAAACTAAATCTCTTCCTCTCTCGTCAAAagattttcttccctttttgttgttttaaagattttttttccttgtataTGTTCATGTACACTAGTATAAATACCACCAACTGGTCTCTAGCTTCTTCATCGATCCTTCAATATCCTTCTTCATCTTTCTCCTTAGGCATATTGCAAGGCTACCCTCCACATTCTCTTTTCTTCACCAAAGACTAGATATGGCAAAGTTTTCCTTCTCATCTTTGTGGCTCATCACTCTTTGTTCTCCTAGGTCTGTCATTTATTTCCTAATAACTATGGTGCTTTTTGTATATATCATTCAATTGTGAAAATCATTTCTAAACCAACTACAACTTTTATTGTATTAAACACTGCCACAAACCAACAAACCTATCTAGTACATGCATGTTCTTTTATACGAGTTGTGCCATTGATTTGCTTCTCTCTTTTCATTTTACTAACTTCAATATCTTTCTTGCAGTTGCCTCGACAGTTCCTCAACCATGGGGTCAAAATAGATGCAGGGTAATTCTGAACCCTAATGATTGTGACCTACCAACTTGCAAACAACAATAATGCCTCCAAACTCACaacggaaatggagttttcACCTCAGGAGGAGAACCTGGCAAATTTGTTTGCTCATGTTTCTACAATTGCCCGCCAAAATTAATTTCTATGTAATCTTACCAAATGACTGAATCATGAGTGTAATCTGAAGCTTGAGCATGGTTCAAAGACTtggccgagtcgtcaccgtctcgAACCCTCCCGATACGATATCGTGACGAAACGATACCAACATACTTGACTCGCCGAGACGTCACTGTGACGGGTTGAAACGGCCGAGTCATATTGAATCATTCCGAGTTATCCCGAGTCAACTTGAATTCAACAAAAAACCTTTAgaaaaaaaggattaaaaaaGGGAAACCCGGAGCTATTAGAGTAACAACTATAGCTAGATCCCAACACACGAGAAGGAGAAGTCAATATTGAAATCATTGTGGTCagtctgtttggattgcaaatttatctcaaataatatttcgcttgcatcataaacacatttctcaattcacctttttatattcccaactactttttatctcacatacatcacatcacaaaaagtgctagagtaattattctaaataatatttcaaataatactctatccaaagaTTTTATTTGTGATGCTCCGAGACCTATGTGGAACGTTCCGGGCCGCGACCGCGACTTTTAACCACGAGCTTGAGTGATATCCAGGAGCCTATAGCCCTGATTGTATCTTTTCGACCTGGTGCTGGAAAGGAATAaattttcaataaaaatcaTTTTCTTCTATTCGTCTACACAAAAAATGATTTAGTTTTCTTCATCAAATGTGTAGTTATATTCTATTCTGCTCCCATCTTGCCAAATGGTCAAAGAAAGTTGCTGATTTTCATTTAGGGAAATTATGCTCATGACTGCCCCTCTGCAATATATATCAAAATCATAGGAAATCAAATAATATGTCACAcataaaaaaagggagaaatttTGTGTATGTGAGATAGGAGCCTCAACAATTAATTTTCCAATCAATTGGTTTGTTTCACATTAGTCAAAACCCAACTCACTATACATTTACGGCTTGTACGAAActctaaaaaaaatacaaattatGGGCTCAAAAGCATTAGCTAGGAATCACGCAAATCTCTTCCACTAACCACCACTTCTACTACTgctaataataatattaataaaCTTGCATGTAAATCGAATTCCTAAAAGCTAAAGATATTGTCAATCCTGCCATATCCATTTCGCTTCATTTCAAATTCCTAAAATTTGAATAGTTTTCACTTACTTGCATTCCCTTTTATTTGCGTCATATTTTCATATATGGCTAATACagaatatgtgtgtgtgtatatatatataattattatttccCCGAGTTGCACCGCATTTTTTGAATGTAATCCCAAAATTAATCTCAATGAATCAAAATTCAAACAGGATAATCTCATCCATCAACCTCACTTGTACTTACTTTTGGTAATTGTAaacaaattatatatatataaatatatatatatatacatacatgtaATTATTATTTCCTCAAGTTgcaccaaaatttttaaatgtaaTCCCTAAATTAATCTCAATGAATCAAAATTCAAACAGGATAATCTCATCCATCAACCTCACTTGTACTTACTTTTGTAATTGTAAACGCGTTCCCGTGGAACATATGTCTTGGACAC
Protein-coding sequences here:
- the LOC113696050 gene encoding ubiquinone biosynthesis protein COQ4 homolog, mitochondrial, which produces MIEAARIRLNGWQRVAVALGSAAGALLDPRRADLIAALGETTGRPAFAKVLERMERSPEGRAVLKERPRVLSTEVGHAWDLPSNTFGAAYARFMGSRNFSPDDRPPVRFMETEELAYVAMRAREVHDFWHTLFGLPTNLIGESALKVIEFEQMLLPMCMMSVVGGTARFSEKQRRLFYQHYFPWALKAGLQCTDLMCVYYERHFHEDLEDVRRKWGIIPAPLPPRSDGV
- the LOC113694862 gene encoding probable protein kinase At2g41970 isoform X1, which produces MLCCGGAEEENVSGPPANQYTAPPRAGNPYGGGAGGGSERGEPKTGAVRSGAPQKALPIETPVLSLSVLNRLTDNFGTKALIGEGSYGRVFCAKLNNGQPAAIKKLDTSSSPEPDSDFAAQLSTVSRLKNEHFVGLIGYCLEGNNRILAYEYATMGSLHDVLHGRKGVQGAEPGPVLNWNQRVKIAYGAAKGLEYLHEKVQPSIVHRDVRSSNVLLFDDFMAKIADFNLGNQSSDTAARLHSTRVLGTFGYHAPEYAMTGQITQKSDVYSFGVVLLELLTGRKPVDHTMPKGQQSLVTWATPRLSEDKVKQCVDPKLNNDYPPKAIAKMAAVAALCVQYEADFRPNMTIVVKALQPLLNSKPAAPESQA
- the LOC113694862 gene encoding probable protein kinase At2g41970 isoform X2; translation: MLCCGGAEEENVSGPPANQYTAPPRAGNPYGGGAGGGSERGEPKTGAVRSGAPQKALPIETPVLSLSVLNRLTDNFGTKALIGEGSYGRVFCAKLNNGQPAAIKKLDTSSSPEPDSDFAAQLSTVSRLKNEHFVGLIGYCLEGNNRILAYEYATMGSLHDVLHGRKGVQGAEPGPVLNWNQRVKIAYGAAKGLEYLHEKVQPSIVHRDVRSSNVLLFDDFMAKIADFNLGNQSSDTAARLHSTRVLGTFGYHAPEYAMTGQITQKSDVYSFGVVLLELLTGRKPVDHTMPKGQQSLVTWATPRLSEDKVKQCVDPKLNNDYPPKAIAKMAAVAALCVQYEADFRPNMTIVVKALQPLLNSKPAAPESQA